In one Pseudomonas sp. R84 genomic region, the following are encoded:
- a CDS encoding MarR family transcriptional regulator encodes MIDLKNPSSQQQAMEAFFFGYQAFTAKADEMLERRGLSRVHQRIVFFIARYPNLSVKELLGLLGVSKQALNMPLRQLQEMHLVDSVASEADKRKRLLELTAEGAKFEQALRREQVKLLERVFAEAGEAAVNGWLAVNLALGKSQTALD; translated from the coding sequence ATGATTGACCTTAAAAACCCATCCAGTCAGCAACAGGCGATGGAAGCGTTTTTCTTCGGCTATCAGGCCTTCACCGCCAAGGCTGATGAAATGCTCGAGCGCCGTGGGCTGTCGCGGGTGCATCAGCGCATTGTGTTTTTCATCGCGCGGTATCCGAATTTGAGCGTGAAGGAATTGCTGGGATTACTCGGCGTGAGCAAGCAGGCGCTGAACATGCCGTTGCGGCAGTTGCAGGAAATGCATCTGGTGGACAGCGTGGCGTCGGAGGCCGACAAGCGTAAACGCCTGCTGGAGCTGACGGCGGAAGGCGCGAAATTTGAACAGGCGTTGCGCCGTGAGCAGGTGAAATTGCTGGAGCGGGTGTTTGCCGAGGCTGGTGAAGCGGCGGTGAATGGCTGGTTGGCGGTGAATCTGGCATTGGGGAAAAGTCAGACGGCTCTCGATTGA